The following nucleotide sequence is from Gammaproteobacteria bacterium.
GGAAAAGCAATTTTCAATCCTGAGGGCACAGAGCTTGTCACTATCGGTCCTGGACAAGTGACTGGCATCTGGCACATAGACTCATCAGTGCTCCGCAAGACTTTTGCGGGTGATCTGGAGTGGACCAGGGCTGTCGCCTATAACTCCACAAGAGAACAGATCGTAACGGCTGGTGCGACAAGTCTAGCTGTCTGGAATGTAGAAACGGGTGAATTGGTGAAGACATTTCCCTATGAACCTGGTGTATCTAGTGTAGCCATTGCTCCGGCAGGCGATATTCTAGCAGCGGGCTATGTTGATGGCAGTGTGCGTGCATGGGATATGCCCTATGTGCCTATAATAGATGAGACACTTGGAGGGAAGAAATTAGTGTAGCATTCCACCCGACAAGGAGTCGAACATGCCCAGCCGAACCACCACCATCCACAATGGGAACCGCCGAACCATGATGACCGAGCCAGATCCCCAAGTTGTGCCCAAGGCCAAACGGCGCACCTTCAGCAGGGAATACAAGCTGCGCATCCTGGCCGAAGCGGACGCCTGCAGCGAGCGGGGCGAACTGGGCGCCCTGCTGCGGCGGGAGGGGCTCTACTCCTCCCACCTGGCCACCTGGCGCAAGCAGCGAGCCCGGGGCGAATTGGCCCAGAAGCGAGGGCGTAGACCAGACGCTCAAGCCACCGAACTCGCCCGTCTGCAAGCGGAGAACCAGCAACTGCGCCAGGCCCTGGAACGGGCCCAGCACATCATCGATGTGCAAAAAAAGTTAGCGCAACTGCTTGGGACGCTGCCCGATGCGACCCCGAAGTGAGGGCTGTCATGCTCCAGTTGACAGAAGAACTGGCCCAACACACCGACGTGACCACGGCCTGCCAGGCCCTCAACGTGCCCAGGAGCACCCTCTATCGGGCGCGCAAGTCCGAGACAGGGGCTCCAGACGAGGCGCAAGCTCGCCCCAAGCCGGCCCGCAGCCTCTCCGAGGCGGAAAAAGCCCAGGTGCGGGACCTGCTCAACAGTCCACGCTTCCAGGACCAAAGTCCCCGGGAGGTCTACGCCACCCTGCTGGACGAAGGGGTGTATCTCTGTCACTGGCGCACTATGTACCGGGTCCTGGACGAGCACCAGGAGGTGCGAGAACGGCGCAACCTCCTGCGTCATCCAACTTATATCAAGCCCGAACTGCTGGCCACCGCCCCCAATCAGCTCTGGAGCTGGGATATCACCCGCCTTCGAGGACCGTTGACCTGGACCTACTACTATCTCTACGTCATGTTGGACGTGTTCAGCCGCTACGCAGTGAGCTGGCTGCTGGCCAAGGAGGAGAGCGCTGCCCTGGGGCAACAACTTGTGGCTGCTGCTTACGCCAAACAGCACATTCAGCCTGGACAGCTCATCATCCATGCTGATCGGGGCGCCCCCATGACCGCCAAGTCCATGGCCCAACTCATGAATGACCTAGGCGTCACCAAGAGCCACAGCCGGCCCCACGTCTCAGATGACAACCCCTACTCGGAGGCCCAATTTCGCACTCTGAAGTACCGTCACAACTATCCGGACCGTTTCGGCTCTTTGGAAGAAGCCCGGAGGTGGTGTGAAAGGTTCTTCACCTGGTACAACCAGGAGCACCATCACAATGGGCTGTCTCTGCTCACCCCGGCGGACGTGCACTATGGCCGGGCTGAAGAGATGCTCGCCCAACGTCAGATGGTCGTACAGCAGGCATACGACCGGCACCCGGAGCGTTTCGTCAACGGGCCGCCCACCGTGCCGCAACTGCCCGCTGCCGTGTGGATCAATCCGCCTACCCCGGCATCGTCTGGCCCTGAGGGGTGAAACGACGAGAAAGGAGCACTTTTGGACGAACCGCGTCTCTTCTATATACTGTGCCCGCCGATGCAGAGGATAGGGCCATGCTGGAGAGCAACCCGAGCGCTGCATCGGGGGACGGTGTAGCCCTCTGGGTGGGGAACTTCCTCACCCAGAGCGGCCCCGCCAAGGGGCTACATTGTCCCCGAAAGCGATAAACTCAAACGTGCCGACCCGTTATCTCTCACGTCGCGATGTCATCGAACAATCGCCTTTGCTACACTAAATTCAGCCACCAATCTGTCTCAACGTTCTTGACACATACCGCGGCGTAGCCGCTGTCCGCTGCAGCCGATGTTGGGCGGCATTGTGCG
It contains:
- a CDS encoding IS3 family transposase (programmed frameshift), whose amino-acid sequence is MMTEPDPQVVPKAKRRTFSREYKLRILAEADACSERGELGALLRREGLYSSHLATWRKQRARGELAQKRGRRPDAQATELARLQAENQQLRQALERAQHIIDVQKKFSATAWDAARCDPEVRAVMLQLTEELAQHTDVTTACQALNVPRSTLYRARKSETGAPDEAQARPKPARSLSEAEKAQVRDLLNSPRFQDQSPREVYATLLDEGVYLCHWRTMYRVLDEHQEVRERRNLLRHPTYIKPELLATAPNQLWSWDITRLRGPLTWTYYYLYVMLDVFSRYAVSWLLAKEESAALGQQLVAAAYAKQHIQPGQLIIHADRGAPMTAKSMAQLMNDLGVTKSHSRPHVSDDNPYSEAQFRTLKYRHNYPDRFGSLEEARRWCERFFTWYNQEHHHNGLSLLTPADVHYGRAEEMLAQRQMVVQQAYDRHPERFVNGPPTVPQLPAAVWINPPTPASSGPEG